The stretch of DNA CCAGCCCAGCAGCTCCATCGCCTCCGGCAGCGGGCTCAGGCGGCGGACGTGCACCCGTCCCTTGTCGGGATCGGCCGCCCTCGGGCCCAGCCGGGACAGCCGCGCGGCCATGCGCAACTGGGCATAGGGCTCCGAGCCGGCACGGCGTACTTCTTGAAATCCCAGGTAGACCGGGTCGGCGATCTCCACCTGGACCTCTTCCCACACCTCCCGGGACAAAGTGGCCTCCCGGTCCGCGTCCTCTGGTTCCGGTGTTCCGCCGGGAAGGTTCCACCGGCCGTCGTCGCAGAGCACCACCGTTCGCCCCAGGGCGTCGAAGATGTAGCCGTAGACCTGCCGCACCTGCATCCCCTCCGGGGGCTGGACCGCTTCGTGCCACAGGTAGACCGGCTGCTGCGTTTCGTGCATTGCTCGGCTCCTTTTCCTCACCGCCCGGCGGCAGCCTAGACCCGGTTCCCGCCGCTGTCAGAGGAACAGGCAACACCTCTACCGGCGGGAAAGGTCCTTGAGGTTCTTTTCGACGGCCGGTTGAAGGACCTCGTCGAGCAGAGCGCCCATGGCCCCCGGGGGCGCCGCACGGGGCGGCGCCCGGGACGGAAGGTGCTCGCGATGACGCCCATGACGCTGCCCACGACCACGCAGGACACCGGGCCGCTGGGGCTGGTGCGGCCGGTGCCGCGCGGCTCCACCGCGCCCCGGCGGGCCTTCGGCGGCCAGCGACCCCGGACCGCCCCCGGCCGGGCCGCTGCGGGGGCGGAGTGGGCGCGCATGGCTCCGGCGGGCCCGCCGGGCGGGGCAGGGACGGTAGGGGCCGCGCAGGCGCTGTTCGCCGCGCTGGGCGCCGTGGGGGTGGGCGGGGTCTACGGCGCGGTACATGGGTTGGTGTCGGTGGTGTCGCTGCCGCGCGGGGTCACGGTGTGGGTGCGGGGCGGGGTGTTGTCCTGGCGCGATTCCTGCGGCCGCGCCCGCACCCACCCGGCCGCTGACGCCCAGGGGGCGGCCCGGCTGCTGGTGGCCGAGCTGCGCCCGGCCACCGGGGCGCACGCCGCTTGACCGGCGCCGCCTCTGAGCGGGGCTGAGATTTTTTCGCCCGGCCACTCACCAGGGCGGGCGATGGGCCGGGGTGATAGCGCCTGGGGAGCGGGCCGAACACGTCGGATGCGCGAGGGAGTGTGCAGGTCAAAGAGTGTTCAGCAGGTGCTCGCAGGGGCGGGGGCGCGGCGTGGCGGGCCGTGCCCACCCGCCCCTTTGTGCCCGGGAAAAGTTTCTGATGGGAGTGGTCTGACAGCGCCGTGAACACAGCCGGGGAGCGCACTGACAGCGGTGGGGGAGCGGGGCTTTTTCGGATGGGGCCCGTCAGCAACACCCCTGTTCGAGAAAGGACCGCTCGTGTTCACCGCTTCTGCTTTGAAGGCCGCCGAAGCCGAGTTCCACCGGCTCGTGCCCGCCCCGCTCTTCCTTCAGGACACCGACCTGGAGAAGGCCGGGGTGCTGTCCGCGGGCGGGCTGGACCTGCTCGCCGCCCGGGATCTGCTGCTGGCCCCGGGCACCGGCCGCGAGGCCAAGGACGCCGTGTGGCGGGCGGTGATCGCCCGCGCCCGGTGGTCGGGGGAGTGGATGGTGGGTGCGATGGGGCTGGCCATGCCCGCGCTGTCCGCGGCGGTGCGGCGCTGCGCGCGCGGGCTGAGCGCCGAGCAGGCCGCCGAGGTCGAATCGGAGGTCGCCGCGGGCTTTATCGCGGCGGTGCGCGAGATCAACACCGGCTACGCCAGTCTGTCTCGTGCCGGGTTCTTTAGAGGCTCGGAACCAACGCTTCGGTGTCCGATGACACCGATTCCTGCTGGTAGAAGTCGTCCTCGAACTCGGCCGGTGGGACCAGGCCGGTCTCGCCGTGCAACCTGCGGTGGTTGAACCAGTCCACGTACTCGGCCACCGCGATCTCCACCTCGTCCAGGTTCCTCCACGGGCCCCGGTTGCGGATCAGCTCGGCCTTGAACAACGAGTGGAACGCCTCGGCCAGGGCGTTGTCATAGGAATCGCCGGTGGTACCGACCGAGGCCACCGCCCCCGCCTCGGCCAGGCGCTGGGTGTAGCGCACCGCGAGATACTGGGTACCGCGGTCGGAGTGGTGGACCAGCCCATCGATCCGGCGGCCCACACGGGACCGGTTCCACACCGCCATCTCCAACGCGTCCAACGCCAGATCGGTGTGCAAGGACTTCGACACCTGCCAGCCCACCACCCGGCGGGAGAACACATCGATCACGAACGCGGCGTAGACCCAACCCGTGAAGGTGCGGACGTAGGTGATGTCGGCGACCCACAACCGGTTCGGAGCGTCCGCGGTGAACGTCCTCTCGACCAGGTCCGGACGCAGGTCCGGTCCCGGGGCCGGGGTGGTGGTGCGCGGGCCCCTGCCGCGGGTGATCCCGCGCAGGCCGGCCCGGCGCATGAGCCGGTGCACGGTGCAGCGGGCCACCCGGTGGCCCTGGCGGTTCAGCTCGGCGTGGACCTTGCGCACCCCGTACACGCCATAGTTGTCGGCGTGCACCTGCCGGATCCGGGCGGTGGTGGCCTCGTCGGTGCGCGAGCGCAGCGACGGAGTCCGGTTCTTGGCCGCGTAGTAGGTGGACGGGGCGGTCTGCAACACCTCGCAGATCGGCTCGACCCCGAATTCCTGCCGGTACAGGTCGATGTAGGCCACTACCTGGTGTGTGGGCGGTCGAGCTCCGCCGCGAAGAAAGCCGACGCGGATTTGAGGATCGCGTTGGCCCGCCGGAGCTCGCGGTTCTCGCGCTCCAGCTCGGCGATCGTGCGGGCCTGGTCGGTGGTGGTGCCGGGCCGGGTGCCGTCGTCGATCTCGGCCTGGCTCACCCAGTTGCGCAGGGTCTCGCGGTTGACGCCGAGCTGGTCACCGATCCGGGCGATCGCTCCGGGGCGGGTGGCCGGGTCGCGGCGGGCGTCCACGGCCATCCGGATCGCTCGTTCGCGCAGCTCAGGCGGGTACTTCCTCGGTGCTGGCATGACTCTCATCCTTCCCAGGTTTGAGAGCCTCCATCACACCCGGCACGAAACAGTCTGGTGTGGTACCTGCGCTGCCGGGCCCAGCGCGCCGGTTTGCGCGCCCGCCGGGCGATATGCGAACGCCCCGCCCCCGTCGATGTCGCCGAGGAGCCCGATGCGGGGGAGGATCCGGCCGAGGCCGCCGGGACGCCGGATAGCCCGGAGGCGCTGCTGCGGGCCGCGGTGCGGACCGGGGTGCTCACCGGCGGGGAGGCGGAGCTGATCGCGGCCACCCGGCTGGAGGAGACGACTCTGCGCGCGTTTGCCGAGCGGCGCGGGGCGGCCTACTGGGCGCTGGCCAAGCAGCGCTCGCGGGCCGAGGAGCGGCTGGTCGCGGCGCTGCGCGCCGGCGACCTTTCCACCGAGCCCCCGGTTTCTGGCCCCCGGGGCAGCGGTCTCGCGGAATTCCTCGGGGCCCGGGTGTCCAAAACGGCCTGGGCGCTGGCTCTTTAACGGGTGATCGGGCGCACAGGATGCGGCGGGCATCGACGGGGTCTTGTCACTCGCCCTGACACGGCACCGCACACGGCACCGGGCTCACCGAGCAGAGGAAGGAGACGCCCGCCCGGCCTCGCCCGCCGCCCTGAGCGCCCGATCCCGAACACCCGGTGGTCGTGGAGGGAGGGGCCGTGCAGCAGACACCTCGAAGGCGGCCGAGGAAGCGGGCGCGCGCCGCCGCCCTGGGCGGAGCGGCGCTGGCCGCAGCGCTTCTGCTCGCCTGGGGGGAGGCGGCCTGGGCGCAGGAGGCGGCCGAGGCCTCCACCGCCGACATCCGCGAGGTCGTGGAGCGGCTGCGCAACGTGGTGGTCGCCCTGGCCTCGGCGGTGGGCACGCTGCTGCTGGCGATCGCGGGGCTGCGGTGGATGCTCGCCGGGGGCGACCCCTCCCAGATCGATGCGGCCAAGCGGGCGCTGAGCGGGGCCGGGATCGGCTATGGGATCGCGATCCTGGCCACCGCGCTCATGGCGGTCCTGGACTACGTGGTCTCGGGGAGCGGCGGATGAGGGCCCCCAACCAGCCCGAACCCGCCCCGGCCCCCGGCCCTGAACCCGAGCCCGCTCCAGGCCCGGAGCCCGCCCCGCCCCCACAGGCCCCCGAGCCGGAACCGTCACCGGAGCCTTCTCCCGAACCGGCCCCGGAACCGGGGCCGCCTCCGCCCGCGCCCGACCCCGAACTGCAACCGGAAGAACCCGACGACGAAGACGGCGGTGGGGACGAGATGGACGAGGCAGAGCTGCCGGACTGCTCGCTGCTGGACGTGAAGTGCCACGTCACCAACT from Nocardiopsis composta encodes:
- a CDS encoding NUDIX domain-containing protein, producing MHETQQPVYLWHEAVQPPEGMQVRQVYGYIFDALGRTVVLCDDGRWNLPGGTPEPEDADREATLSREVWEEVQVEIADPVYLGFQEVRRAGSEPYAQLRMAARLSRLGPRAADPDKGRVHVRRLSPLPEAMELLGWGTAAEGQAKAAAHAAAGWGLPVGSHQPSHVD
- a CDS encoding IS3 family transposase (programmed frameshift) gives rise to the protein MPAPRKYPPELRERAIRMAVDARRDPATRPGAIARIGDQLGVNRETLRNWVSQAEIDDGTRPGTTTDQARTIAELERENRELRRANAILKSASGFLRGGARPPTHQVVAYIDLYRQEFGVEPICEVLQTAPSTYYAAKNRTPSLRSRTDEATTARIRQVHADNYGVYGVRKVHAELNRQGHRVARCTVHRLMRRAGLRGITRGRGPRTTTPAPGPDLRPDLVERTFTADAPNRLWVADITYVRTFTGWVYAAFVIDVFSRRVVGWQVSKSLHTDLALDALEMAVWNRSRVGRRIDGLVHHSDRGTQYLAVRYTQRLAEAGAVASVGTTGDSYDNALAEAFHSLFKAELIRNRGPWRNLDEVEIAVAEYVDWFNHRRLHGETGLVPPAEFEDDFYQQESVSSDTEALVPSL